A segment of the Superficieibacter sp. HKU1 genome:
GTTTTAAATGCGGGTTTAACGTGCGATGGCATCACGTTTTGCAAACGTTTCATTAATTCGCCGACGTTTTTCATGTTCAACCTCTGAAACCGGGGGGGATATGATCGTCTGGTTCACTCAGGCTATTGATATCACGTTTTGCCGAGCCACCACTACTGGCCCGGCTTATTTGCACGCTGCGCGCCAGTTTTTGCTGCCACTGGACGTGGTGGAAGACTCTGCCCTCGGCCTGCCAGTAGGCGATAAACGAGGCCAGTTCTTCTGCTGTAACGGGCTGCGTGAGGGCAATGCCCCATAAGGCCGCAAGACGCTGGAAATCCGCATCCGGCTGCCAGCCGGAGTACATGGCGAATTTCCCCATCGGCACGGCCACGGGTGCCGCAGTTGGTTCTTCATACAAACGCTCGTCCAGCGTAACATCGCTGCCCGGACGTGCCAGTTTAGCTTCCAGCGCCAACAATTGCGCCAGACGGGCAGGGGAGAGTGCGTAAAACGCCGGGGTGTTATTGGCAAATACCGCGACCGCCTGCCCCTCTGCCTTCGCCAGCACGCTGGCATAGTTCTGCATAAAGGCGTCGATACCGACAACATCAGGCGTCAAGATTCTGGAAGACATACGCTATCTCAATACATAAGGGGTGACTGGGTAATAATGGCACATAGTAACACAGTGCATCGAATGGCTGGCAGGCAGGAAAGGGATTAAAAAAAGCGTCCTGATAACCAGCCCGGCAAGGGGGAAACGCCGGGATTGGGTTCCCGGAGAGCGACCCCACCCGATGGTCGCCCCGATGACTACGGAGCGTTGACAACCTCCGGCCTCACCTTCTGCAAAAGTGTCTTCTGGAATGGCGATTTTATCGCGTATGAGGACATCCTCACACCCGAGGATGCTTACGATAGAGCCACAGGCCGGGGATCGATAGCCCGATGGAAAGCGCACCCACAATGGAAGACGCCTTCAGAAAATTGGTCAGCAGCATAATCATCAGATCTTCTGAATAGCCAAAGTGGCTAATTTTCACCGCCGAAACCATGGCGGTATATGCGGAAATACCGGGAAACATGGGGATCACCGCAGCCACAGTAAAAATTTTTGGATGCGCCAGATACCAGCGCGACCAGCGAATACCGATAGTACCCACCAGCATTGAGGCCATAAACGTTGACCACTCAATATTAAATCCGGCGGTGAACATTACCATCCGCGAACCATGCCCAATTGCGCCCAGCAGTGCACACCAGGGAAGCGCCCGGTGTGGAACGTTAAACACCATCGCAAAGCCGACCGCAGGGATAGCGGACAGAAGCATGTCCTGTACCAGCGCCAGCAGAAAATCGATTACGCCCATCCGCGCAGCCCCCATAATGTCAATGCCATGACCACACCAATACAGGTCGCCAGGGTTAACAGGCTGGCGATGGCCCAGCGGGCAAGCCCGGTATTAATATGTCCTTTAAACATATCTGCTACTGCATTAATCAGAGGAAAACCCGGCACCAGCAGCAGAACGCTGGCGGCCATGGCGACGCTTGATGTGTCATGGAACAGAGGCAGTCGCAACAGCAACCCGGAAACGGTGGTAGCGACAAAGGCGGTAATACAGAAATTAAGTTGTGGATGCAGAGAGCGATGGGTCAACACCTGGCGCACATACATAGCCAGGGCGCTGGCACAAAACGTGATAAAAGCACCATCCCAGCCGCCGTTGTTCAATTTACAGAAGCAGGCACAAGAGAGGCCGACCATCACCACCAGCAACCAGCGCGGATAACGTAGCGGTTTAATATGGCTGAACCGTTTTTCAACATCCCGGTGATCCAGAAGCTTATGTTCCGTCATAATGACGATGTGCTGGACTTCGGTCACCACATGCATATTAATACCGCGATCGCTGTTTTTGCGCGTTGAGGTCAGGCAGAGCCCGTCCTTAATCGTCGTTAAAACAATCGCGTTAGCGGAGATAGAACTTTCAACGCTGTCCATCCCCAGCGCAAGCCCCAGACGTGTCGATAGCTCCTCCACGAGTGCGCTTTCCGCGCCGTGCTGCAATAAAAAAAGCCCACACTGAATACATAATCGCGTAATGGTTCGTTGTAATGACTGATCAACTTGCATGGATCGCCCTGAGATGGAAAAAAGAAAAAAAGCAGCGCATAAATGGTTTTACCATGAAGTGACTATGCGATGGCTGTGGCTAAGATCAAAAAACGTGCAAAAAATCCTCAGTTCTGAAATCGGACTTACAGCGGCAGTAGATCAGAAAGAGAGTGCCTGGGATAGTGAGCGGTGGTAAAGTCATAATCTCGCATTTAAAAAATGCAGTAAAATATTTACGTAATGAATATTTTTAGTTTTTCTAAAAAAACTTTTCTTTTTTTCTAATTTGGAATTGATTAAGTTTTTTTTGGTATTGTGAGATATTTACAAGGTTCACATTATCCAGCGAAAGGTATAATGTGATACATGATACGGTTGTACATTGCTAAATGTACAATAATGGACACTTACAGGGAAGAGAAAGATTCACTAAGTTGCATATGAATATATAAATTTTATTTATTCATATGAATGATGTTTGCAATCATAAAATAAAGTGATTCTTCGACAGGATGCGGAGGTTATTTGTATGGGATCAGGACACTGCAAGTATGGCGTCATTATCAGCAAGATACCGGTAATGCAAACCGGACTCAGCGGAATAATGGAACTGCATTTCCCTGATTATGAACTTACCTCATGTCATTCTCCTGAAGAGCTAACGCTTTTCCAGCTTCGCCGCGCCTCCCTGGTTCTGGTCGACCTTTCTGGCGAGTTTCGCCATGCCCGCACTCTCTGTGAACAGTTCTATGCATTAATATCGCAATACCGTGATATTCACTGGATATTTCTTGTTTCTCGCTCCGTCTACCCTTTAGCCGTCGAATTTTTAATGCGTCCTGAAAGCACGTTGCTTTCAGATGCAGAGCCTGTCGAACAAGTGGTCAAAGCGATTCATGCCGGTGGGCTTTCTGCGGAGCGAATTAGCCAGACGTTACTGGCGGCAGAGACGCAAGAAACCGTTAGCGAAGATGACTCCCTGGCTGTGCTGACGCTGTCAGAACGTAAAGTGCTGCGTCTTCTTGGTAAAGGCTGGGGAATTAATCAGATTGCGGCATTACTGAAAAAAAGCAATAAAACCATTAGCGCGCAAAAAAATAGTGCAATGCGCCGTTTAGCGTTACGCAGCAATGCGGAGATGTACGCATGGATAAATAGCGCACAGGGAATGAAAGAGCTGAATTTATTTTCAGCCTATGGAGATTCAATCGAATGGAAAAGAGCCCCGCAAAGCGACATGTCGCTATCGTAGAACCTTGCAGAATGACTGAAGTTGGGCTTCGTCATCTTTTTGGCACGGTGTCTACTGATAACTACACGATACATTTTTTCAGAGACTACGTTGAGTTGAAAAAGGCGCTCAGTACACGTGGTTTTTTTTCAGTGATTTACTCACTCTCAGGCAGCAGGGAACAGCGTCGTGAAGGACTGATGCTATTAAGCGAGCTGAGTCAGCTGTATCCCAAAACGCAGCGGATCATGCTGGCGAATGATGAGCGTGAAGCCCGCCTGGTTAGCCATCTGGCGCCGTCAGGCTTACATGGTATTATCAGCAAAGCGGCACCTCTGGATGTATTACAGGCCCAGCTTGTGACGCTGCTGCGTGAAACCCGTCGGGTTAACGTTAACGCCCATAATCACTGGTACGTTAGCAGTTCCCGGATGCTCAGTCCCACTGAACGCGCTATTCTTCAGTTTATGGCGTATGGCTATTCCATGCCTGAGATTGCCGCTCAGCTTGAGCGTAATATCAAAACGATTCGCGCGCATAAGTTTAATGCCATGACCAAACTGGGCGTAAGCTCTGATATGGGGTTGTTGCACGCGGCCGACATTCTGATCAACATCCCGCTTGCGGGTGAGGAATATGCGGCAGGGGAAGGCAGTATCGTCGCGCATTAAAGTGCGCTACTCTGGCAAAGGACACCGTCCTTTGCCAGTTTCCTCTACAGACAAACATCTACCCAGGTGGCGTCAGTCAACTGCGCCATTCGCTCCGGCGCGATCCTGACCGCGCTATGAATTGCGCCTGCGGCGGGAAAAACTTCCTGGTATTGCCGCAGCGAAATATCACAGTACACGGCCAGCGGATTTTCCAGCCCAAAAGGGCAGACGCCGCCCACCGGATGACCTGTCATGATGACAACTTCATCGCTACTTAACATCCGTGCTTTTGCCCCAAATACGGATTTCAGCTTTTTGTTATCCAGCCGCGCATCGCCTTTCGCCACGACCAGAATCACGTCGTCTTTGACTTTAAGCGACAGCGTTTTCGCAATTTGCCCCGGCTCAACGCGGTGAGCGGCAGCAGCAAGCGCTACGGTGGCAGTACTTTGACTGAGTTCAATTATTTCAACATCGGGCGCGCGATCGGCAAAAAACTGTCGCACAGATTGCAGACTCATGAGGATCTCCTGACTATTATCCGTTTTAATCTGTCACATACGTCGGGTCAATGTAAATAACCCCTCTTCAGCGTCATGA
Coding sequences within it:
- the bglJ gene encoding DNA-binding transcriptional activator BglJ, whose product is MTEVGLRHLFGTVSTDNYTIHFFRDYVELKKALSTRGFFSVIYSLSGSREQRREGLMLLSELSQLYPKTQRIMLANDEREARLVSHLAPSGLHGIISKAAPLDVLQAQLVTLLRETRRVNVNAHNHWYVSSSRMLSPTERAILQFMAYGYSMPEIAAQLERNIKTIRAHKFNAMTKLGVSSDMGLLHAADILINIPLAGEEYAAGEGSIVAH
- a CDS encoding threonine/serine exporter; the protein is MGVIDFLLALVQDMLLSAIPAVGFAMVFNVPHRALPWCALLGAIGHGSRMVMFTAGFNIEWSTFMASMLVGTIGIRWSRWYLAHPKIFTVAAVIPMFPGISAYTAMVSAVKISHFGYSEDLMIMLLTNFLKASSIVGALSIGLSIPGLWLYRKHPRV
- a CDS encoding YbaK/EbsC family protein; this translates as MSLQSVRQFFADRAPDVEIIELSQSTATVALAAAAHRVEPGQIAKTLSLKVKDDVILVVAKGDARLDNKKLKSVFGAKARMLSSDEVVIMTGHPVGGVCPFGLENPLAVYCDISLRQYQEVFPAAGAIHSAVRIAPERMAQLTDATWVDVCL
- a CDS encoding threonine/serine exporter ThrE family protein, which encodes MQVDQSLQRTITRLCIQCGLFLLQHGAESALVEELSTRLGLALGMDSVESSISANAIVLTTIKDGLCLTSTRKNSDRGINMHVVTEVQHIVIMTEHKLLDHRDVEKRFSHIKPLRYPRWLLVVMVGLSCACFCKLNNGGWDGAFITFCASALAMYVRQVLTHRSLHPQLNFCITAFVATTVSGLLLRLPLFHDTSSVAMAASVLLLVPGFPLINAVADMFKGHINTGLARWAIASLLTLATCIGVVMALTLWGLRGWA
- the dnaT gene encoding primosomal protein DnaT, coding for MSSRILTPDVVGIDAFMQNYASVLAKAEGQAVAVFANNTPAFYALSPARLAQLLALEAKLARPGSDVTLDERLYEEPTAAPVAVPMGKFAMYSGWQPDADFQRLAALWGIALTQPVTAEELASFIAYWQAEGRVFHHVQWQQKLARSVQISRASSGGSAKRDINSLSEPDDHIPPGFRG
- a CDS encoding response regulator transcription factor; protein product: MGSGHCKYGVIISKIPVMQTGLSGIMELHFPDYELTSCHSPEELTLFQLRRASLVLVDLSGEFRHARTLCEQFYALISQYRDIHWIFLVSRSVYPLAVEFLMRPESTLLSDAEPVEQVVKAIHAGGLSAERISQTLLAAETQETVSEDDSLAVLTLSERKVLRLLGKGWGINQIAALLKKSNKTISAQKNSAMRRLALRSNAEMYAWINSAQGMKELNLFSAYGDSIEWKRAPQSDMSLS